The genome window CTGCTGGACGATGTCTGCCTGCCACGGATGGCATTGCCCGAGTTCTACGACCGTCTGGAGACCATCCGCGAACGGACGGGCCTGATGATCGCCGTGGTCGCCCATGCCGGTGACGGCAACGTCCACCCCTCCGTGTTCTTCGACGCCCAGGACCCGGAATCTACCCGTCAGGCCCATGAGGCGTTCGAGGAGATCATGGACATCGGCCTGCAGCTGGGCGGCACCATCACCGGCGAGCACGGGGTGGGATCGCTGAAGCGTGCCTGGTTGCCCCGGGAACTGGACGAGGGGAGCCGGCGGCTGCACCGGTCGATCAAGGACGCGGTGGATCCCGGGGGCATCCTCAATCCCGGCAAACAACTCGCCGAACTCTGACCGTGCCTAGAGTGGTGCCATGACTGGTGAGAAGAACACCCGACCGAACCGAGCCGCCGTCGTGACCGGGGCCTCCTCCGGCATCGGCCGGGCCACCGCCGCTCAACTCGCGGCCGAGGGCTGGACCGTCTACGCCGTGGCCCGCCGCGCCGAGAGGCTCGAGTCCCTCGCGGAGGCGGTGCCCGCGGGTACCGGCACCATCGTCCCCGTGCCCGCAGACGTCACGGACGCCGAGCAGATGGCCAGGGCCCGCCAGGTCGTCGAGGACGGCGGGGGAGTGGACACCGTGCTGTGCATCGCCGGCGGCGCCCAGGGCACCGACCGGGTGGCGGACGGCCGGGCGGGGGACTGGGACTGGATGTACCGCGTCAACGTGCAGGGCACCCTGAACACCACTCAGGCGTTCCTGCCCCTGCTCCGCGCGACCGGACACGGCACCGTGCTGGTCCTGACCTCGACGGCGGCGCTTGCCAGCTATGAAGGCGGCGGCGGGTACAACGCAGCGAAGATGGCCCAGCACGGACTCGTCGGCGCGCTGCGCCTCGAGGAGGTGGACCACAACATCCGGGTGGTCGAGGTGCTGCCGGGACTGGTGCACACGGAGGAGTTCACGCTGAACCGACTCGGCGGCGACCAGGAGGCGGCGGACCGCGTCTACGCGGGGGTGGAGAAGCCCCTGACCGCCGAGGACGTCGCGGACGTCTGCACCTATGCCGTCTCGGTGCCCCACCACGTGAACCTGGACCAGATCGTGCTGCGGCCCGTGGCCCAGGCGGCCAACTTCAAGATGATCAGAACAACGTAGGACTGTAGGACTAAGTGAGGAACACCAGCATGGCAGGACAGCACCGAGACCAGCCGACCGCCGCCCGGGGCAGCAGCAAGGACAGCGGCGCGGTCAGCAGCACGGACACCGGCCACCCCGGCGTGGACGTCCCACGACTCCGGAAGGCACTCGGCCTGGGCGTCGCCACCGGGATCGTCTCCGCCTTCCCCCTGTGGAAGATCCCGCGCAAGCCGCTGGCCCTGTGGTCCGGCGGCATCGCCGCCGCGGTGGCGACCGGCGTCCTGATGCTGAAACGGGACCAGCTCGAGCGTGAGGCCGAGGTGCAGGGCGAAGCCCCCACCGAAGCGTCCCGGGCCCGGCGGCTCGGCGCCCCCGTGGTCACGGGGGCCCTCTTCGGCGGCCTCATGGCCGGCTCCATGTGGCTGACCTCGGTCACCGACGAGTGGTCCGAGAAACTGATGGCCCGGCTCGGTGCCAAACGGCCTCGAGCCACCTACGCCGTCCTCGCCGGGGTGGGGACGGCGCTGATCGACTACTTCGACGATTCGCCGGGAAGGAGCGGACAGGACGGGAAAGTCGATCCAGGCGAGACGAGCGGGAAAAGAGCGTAGAATCAACGCCAGCAGCACCAGTAGCACTGACCCGGCCATCACCGGCGAGCTTCCGGAAGAACGGGCACGGCACGCGCCGGCCCCAGTAGACCCGGACGGGTAAGCCCGTCACAGCAGTCATGAGCGGCCGATCGCGTCTCACGGGACCACCGGGGAGCGGGACGGCAAGCAGGGTGGTACCGCGCCGCCGTCGTCCTCGATCTCCACGCCGGAGTTTGAGGACAACGTCAGGCGTCCTTGCAGGAAGACCAGACAGCACCACAGTCGACCCCTGCAAGGATGGAACGCCCGTGTACCCCCTCGCCAGCTCGGATCCTCACGCCCAGTCCGGCACACCCTCCTCTCCGCGTTTCCCGGAGATCGAGGAGCGCGTCCTGAAGTACTGGGACGAGGACGGCACCTTCCAGGCCTCCATCGACGCTCGGCCTGCCACCCACGAGGATGGCTCCGGCAACGAGTTCGTCTTCTATGACGGCCCGCCCTTCGCGAACGGCCTGCCCCACTACGGCCACCTGCTGACCGGGTACGTCAAGGACCTCGTGGCCCGCTACCAGACGCAGCAGGGCCGCCGGGTGGAGCGCCGCTTCGGCTGGGACACGCACGGGCTGCCCGCCGAACTCGAGGCCATGAAGCAGCTGGGCATGACGGACAAGGCCCAGATCGAGGCCATGGGGATCGACAAGTTCAACGACGCCTGCCGCGCCTCCGTGCTCAAGTACACGGACCAGTGGAAGGACTACGTCAACCGGCAGGCCCGCTGGGTCGACTTCGAGAACGACTACAAGACCCTGAACCCCGAGTTCATGGAGTCCGTGCTCTGGGCGTTCAAGGACCTGCACTCCAAGGACCTCACCTACCGCGGCTTCAGGGTCCTGCCCTACTGCTGGCAGGACGAGACCCCGCTGTCCAACCACGAACTGCGGATGGACGAGGACGTCTACAAGTCCCGCCAGGACCCCTCGGTCACCGTGGCCTTCCCAGTCACCGGCCTGGCCGCAAAGCCAGAACTGGTTCCCGACGGCGGCGCTGACGCCGAGCTCGCGGCTCAGCTCACCGGCGTGCGGGTGCTCGCCTGGACCACCACCCCCTGGACCCTGCCGACCAACCAGGCACTCGTCGTCGGGCCGGAGATCACCTACGCGGTGGTCCCCGCCGGACCGGAGGCGGCGGAGGACGTCGCCGGATCCTCGTATCTCCTGGCGCAGGACCTGCTGGGGGCGCACGCCAAGGAACTGGGCTATCCCGACGCCGGCGCCGCCACCGAGGCGGTCCAGCGCACCTACCTGGGCTCCCGGCTGGGCGGTCTTGCCTACGAGCCGCTGTTCACGTACTTCACGGATGTGGAGGCCTACGGCACCGAGCACGCGTGGCAGATCCTCGTGGACGACTACGTGACCACCGAGGACGGCACCGGCGTGGTCCACCAGGCCCCGGCCTACGGTGAGGACGACCAGCGGATCTGTGAGGCCAACGGCATCCCGGTGATCCTCTCCGTGGACGAGGGCGCGCGCTTCCTGCCCCTGTTCGGGGACGTGAACCGGGGCGGCGGTGTGCTCCAGGACATCGCGGGCGTGCAGGCCTTCGAGGCCAACCGGACCATCATCCGGGCGCTGAAGTCCGCCGGGAAGCTGCTCAAGGAGACCTCCTACGAGCACTCGTACCCGCACTGCTGGCGCTGCCGGACGCCCCTGATCTACCGCGCCATCACCAGCTGGTACGTCTCCGTCACCGCGTTCAAGGACCGCATGGTCGAGCTGAACGAGGACATCAACTGGATCCCGTCCAACGTCAAGCACGGGCAGTTCGGCAAGTGGCTCGAGAACGCCCGGGACTGGTCCATCTCCCGCAACCGCTACTGGGGCTCGCCCATCCCGGTATGGGAGTCAGACCATCCGGAGTACCCGCTCCAGGAGGTCTACGGCTCGCTGGCCGAGATCGAGGAGGCCTTCGGGCGGTTGCCGCGCAACGCCCAGGGCGAGGTGGACCTGCACCGGCCCTGGATCGACGATCTGACCCGGCCGCACCCGGACCCGGAGGCGGCCGCCGCCGGGGCCGTGATGCGCCGGGTGGAGGATGTGCTGGACGTCTGGTTCGACTCCGGCTCCATGCCGTATGCCCAGGTGCACTACCCCTTCGAGGCGAAGGAGTGGTTCGAGACCCACAACCCGGCCGACTTCATCGTGGAGTACATCGGTCAGACCCGCGGCTGGTTCTACACCATGCACGTGCTGGCCACCGCTCTGTTCGACCGCCCGGCGTTCTCCAACGTCATCAGCCACGGGATCGTCCTGGGCTCGGACGGGCAGAAGATGTCCAAATCCCTGAAGAACTACCCGGACGTCTCCGAGGTCCTGGACCGGGACGGCTCCGACGCCATGCGCTGGTTCCTGATGGCCTCGCCCATCCTGCGCGGAGGGAACCTGGTGGTCACCGAGGAGGGCATCCGGGAGGCG of Citricoccus sp. K5 contains these proteins:
- a CDS encoding SDR family oxidoreductase, encoding MTGEKNTRPNRAAVVTGASSGIGRATAAQLAAEGWTVYAVARRAERLESLAEAVPAGTGTIVPVPADVTDAEQMARARQVVEDGGGVDTVLCIAGGAQGTDRVADGRAGDWDWMYRVNVQGTLNTTQAFLPLLRATGHGTVLVLTSTAALASYEGGGGYNAAKMAQHGLVGALRLEEVDHNIRVVEVLPGLVHTEEFTLNRLGGDQEAADRVYAGVEKPLTAEDVADVCTYAVSVPHHVNLDQIVLRPVAQAANFKMIRTT
- the ileS gene encoding isoleucine--tRNA ligase produces the protein MYPLASSDPHAQSGTPSSPRFPEIEERVLKYWDEDGTFQASIDARPATHEDGSGNEFVFYDGPPFANGLPHYGHLLTGYVKDLVARYQTQQGRRVERRFGWDTHGLPAELEAMKQLGMTDKAQIEAMGIDKFNDACRASVLKYTDQWKDYVNRQARWVDFENDYKTLNPEFMESVLWAFKDLHSKDLTYRGFRVLPYCWQDETPLSNHELRMDEDVYKSRQDPSVTVAFPVTGLAAKPELVPDGGADAELAAQLTGVRVLAWTTTPWTLPTNQALVVGPEITYAVVPAGPEAAEDVAGSSYLLAQDLLGAHAKELGYPDAGAATEAVQRTYLGSRLGGLAYEPLFTYFTDVEAYGTEHAWQILVDDYVTTEDGTGVVHQAPAYGEDDQRICEANGIPVILSVDEGARFLPLFGDVNRGGGVLQDIAGVQAFEANRTIIRALKSAGKLLKETSYEHSYPHCWRCRTPLIYRAITSWYVSVTAFKDRMVELNEDINWIPSNVKHGQFGKWLENARDWSISRNRYWGSPIPVWESDHPEYPLQEVYGSLAEIEEAFGRLPRNAQGEVDLHRPWIDDLTRPHPDPEAAAAGAVMRRVEDVLDVWFDSGSMPYAQVHYPFEAKEWFETHNPADFIVEYIGQTRGWFYTMHVLATALFDRPAFSNVISHGIVLGSDGQKMSKSLKNYPDVSEVLDRDGSDAMRWFLMASPILRGGNLVVTEEGIREATRQVLLPAWNVWHFFSLYANSARGRAADDTERPDGYRASFRYDSTDPLDQYILAATGRMLREVKAGLDSYEVSDATDALRAYMDTMTNWYIRRSRQRFFDEDTQALDVLYTSLEAFCRAAAPLMPLVAEEIWRGLTGGRSVHLTDYPDAAPFFAGFASEAEAQALVERMETVRRIASAGSSLRKGAKRRVRLPLQSLTVVVPDAAGLTGAYTDIIMDELNLKSVDLQDAAEVSATDFGISQSLAVNARAAGPRLGKQVQVAIKGAKSGDWSVAEDGTVVSGGIALVEGEYSLETTVGAAGAAADGSRNNDADADAGAAAASRAVTVVPGGFLVLDTSVPADMAAEGTARDVIRAVQAARKEAGLEVSDRVRTVITGPAAVVQAVDVHRDLVSGETLTVELVLEDSGAADPRQDPADDATKTVQVAVAKAAAASISTGSDA